One genomic region from Paroceanicella profunda encodes:
- a CDS encoding ABC transporter permease, with product MAGRWKAVGLRVAQSVPVVLGVVVISFLLTRALPGDPAVQFAGAAATPESIEQVRVALGLDKPLLQQFLIYCGQLLQGDLGQSVSTGRPVAEELAARLPASLELTLTALILSCAVAIPLGVLAATRPGSWVDQLCRLLVTAGVSLPTFFTGIVLIYVFYYLLGIAPSPLGRLDFVYLEPDPVTGFYLIDAALMGDWETWFGALKQLVLPAITLALFTLAPLARMTRAAMLSALSADFIRTARAAGLSRGKVLYGYAFRNALLPVVTTLGMVFSFVLGANVLVEKVFAWPGIGSYAVEALVVSDYAAVQGFVLSMALLFVALNLVIDLAYSVIDPRFGTEAK from the coding sequence ATGGCGGGCCGCTGGAAAGCCGTGGGACTGCGCGTCGCCCAGTCGGTGCCGGTGGTGCTGGGGGTGGTGGTGATCTCCTTCCTGCTCACCCGCGCCCTGCCGGGAGACCCGGCGGTGCAGTTCGCCGGGGCGGCGGCCACGCCGGAATCGATCGAGCAGGTGCGCGTGGCGCTCGGGCTGGACAAGCCGCTGCTGCAGCAGTTCCTCATCTACTGCGGGCAGCTGCTGCAGGGGGACCTGGGCCAGTCCGTTTCCACCGGGCGGCCGGTGGCGGAGGAACTGGCCGCCCGGCTGCCGGCCTCGCTGGAGCTCACGCTCACCGCGCTCATCCTCTCCTGCGCCGTCGCCATCCCGCTGGGGGTGCTGGCGGCCACGCGGCCGGGAAGCTGGGTGGACCAGCTCTGCCGGCTGCTGGTGACGGCGGGGGTCTCGCTGCCCACCTTCTTCACCGGCATCGTGCTGATCTACGTGTTCTACTACCTGCTGGGCATCGCGCCCTCGCCGCTGGGCCGGCTGGACTTCGTCTATCTGGAGCCGGACCCGGTGACCGGGTTCTATCTGATCGACGCGGCCCTGATGGGGGATTGGGAAACCTGGTTCGGCGCGCTGAAACAGCTCGTGCTGCCCGCCATCACACTGGCGCTCTTCACCCTTGCCCCCCTTGCGCGGATGACCCGGGCGGCCATGCTCTCCGCCCTCTCGGCGGATTTCATCCGCACGGCGCGGGCGGCGGGCCTGAGCCGGGGCAAGGTGCTCTACGGCTACGCCTTCCGCAACGCGCTGCTGCCGGTGGTGACCACGCTGGGCATGGTATTCTCCTTCGTGCTGGGCGCCAACGTGCTGGTGGAGAAGGTCTTCGCCTGGCCGGGCATCGGCTCCTACGCGGTGGAGGCGCTGGTGGTCTCCGACTATGCCGCCGTGCAGGGCTTCGTGCTGTCGATGGCGCTGCTCTTCGTCGCCCTCAACCTGGTGATCGACCTCGCCTATTCGGTGATCGACCCGCGCTTCGGAACGGAGGCGAAATGA
- a CDS encoding gamma-glutamylcyclotransferase: MRDEFWVFGYGSLMWKPGFEFVERVVADLHGYQRRFCLRSIRYRGTPEAPGLVLALDHEPGAVCTGMAYRVSAAVASEVYRYLRQREMVTGAYLESLHPLRLKDGRDVEGLAYSAAPDHPQYAGRLSLAEQARIIAAAEGPAGLNRDYLFSTLEHLSGIGIADPELEALAAEVRALTGAVSG, encoded by the coding sequence ATGCGCGACGAATTCTGGGTGTTCGGCTACGGCTCGCTGATGTGGAAGCCGGGGTTCGAGTTTGTCGAACGGGTGGTGGCGGACCTGCACGGCTATCAGCGCCGCTTCTGCCTGCGCTCCATCCGCTATCGCGGCACGCCGGAGGCGCCCGGGCTGGTGCTGGCGCTGGACCATGAACCGGGCGCGGTGTGCACCGGCATGGCCTACCGTGTGTCCGCCGCCGTGGCCTCGGAGGTCTACCGCTACCTGCGCCAGCGCGAGATGGTCACCGGCGCCTACCTCGAATCCCTCCACCCGCTGCGCCTGAAGGACGGGCGTGACGTGGAGGGGCTGGCCTATTCCGCCGCGCCCGACCACCCGCAATACGCCGGGCGGCTGAGCCTCGCCGAGCAGGCCCGCATCATCGCCGCGGCCGAGGGGCCGGCCGGGCTGAACCGGGACTACCTGTTCTCCACCCTCGAACACCTGAGCGGCATCGGCATCGCCGACCCGGAGCTGGAGGCGCTGGCGGCGGAGGTGCGGGCCCTCACCGGCGCCGTCAGCGGCTGA
- a CDS encoding Lrp/AsnC ligand binding domain-containing protein: MTCIFVQLRCNPGRTYEVADEIYRREIVSELYSTSGDFDLLMKVYLEENVDVGKWISDNIANIPGITRSLTTLTFRAF, from the coding sequence ATGACCTGCATCTTCGTCCAGCTGCGCTGCAATCCCGGAAGGACCTATGAGGTCGCCGACGAGATCTACCGCCGCGAGATCGTTTCCGAACTCTACTCCACGAGCGGTGACTTCGACCTGCTCATGAAGGTCTACCTCGAGGAGAACGTGGATGTCGGCAAGTGGATCAGCGACAACATCGCCAACATTCCCGGCATCACCCGCTCGCTCACCACGCTGACCTTCCGCGCCTTCTGA
- a CDS encoding S8 family serine peptidase, with protein sequence MTRDHAPRCQITAPLLGIALALAGCSPSYTLNPPPPEQIRADAGMVFDAQEILALTSTPQAAEALRAGAGAEGFVFREQRALPALELWMLRFEFPLPLDGPGAIAALERIETSATAGVNHAYSLAAGPVGSRFAYADALVGWPGGGCVSQGPIGMLDTGVDVTAPGVAGARVVSESFARGAPAPEGHGTDVASLLVDPVRLGGVTLYSAGVVGQSASGARVASVDSILEGLDWLGSQGVRLVNVSLAGPYNKLLDRAVDRANAHGMTIVAAVGNDGAEGAPRYPAALHNVLAVTAVDARRAIYRNAVQGDFVDVAAPGVNVLLPGGDTRFASGTSIAVPFVTAWLASDPELYSADVATIRAALADSTMDLGAPGPDPVFGAGLLQAGSGCGADTRMAGAPAH encoded by the coding sequence ATGACCAGAGACCATGCCCCCCGCTGCCAGATCACGGCCCCGCTTCTGGGCATCGCCCTTGCGCTCGCGGGGTGCTCCCCCTCCTACACGCTCAATCCGCCGCCGCCGGAGCAGATCCGCGCCGATGCCGGGATGGTGTTCGACGCCCAGGAGATCCTGGCGCTGACCTCGACGCCGCAGGCCGCCGAGGCCCTGCGCGCCGGGGCCGGGGCCGAGGGGTTCGTGTTCCGGGAGCAGCGCGCGCTGCCGGCGCTGGAGCTGTGGATGCTGCGGTTCGAGTTCCCCCTGCCGCTGGACGGGCCCGGCGCCATCGCGGCGCTCGAGCGCATCGAGACCAGCGCCACCGCCGGGGTGAACCACGCCTACAGCCTCGCGGCCGGGCCGGTCGGCAGCCGCTTCGCCTATGCCGACGCGCTGGTGGGCTGGCCCGGCGGAGGCTGCGTCTCGCAGGGGCCGATCGGCATGCTGGACACCGGGGTGGACGTGACGGCGCCCGGCGTCGCCGGCGCCCGGGTGGTTTCGGAGAGCTTCGCGCGCGGTGCGCCGGCGCCGGAGGGCCACGGCACCGATGTGGCCAGCCTGCTGGTCGATCCGGTCCGGCTCGGGGGGGTGACGCTCTACAGCGCCGGAGTGGTGGGCCAGTCCGCCAGCGGCGCGCGGGTGGCGAGCGTCGACAGCATCCTCGAAGGGCTGGACTGGCTGGGCAGCCAGGGGGTGCGCCTAGTGAACGTGAGCCTTGCCGGCCCCTACAACAAGCTGCTCGATCGGGCGGTGGACCGGGCGAACGCGCATGGCATGACCATCGTCGCCGCCGTGGGGAATGACGGCGCCGAGGGCGCGCCGCGCTACCCCGCCGCTCTGCACAACGTGCTGGCGGTGACGGCGGTGGACGCCCGGCGCGCCATCTACCGCAACGCCGTGCAGGGGGATTTCGTGGATGTCGCGGCCCCGGGGGTGAACGTGCTCCTGCCCGGCGGCGACACCCGCTTCGCGAGCGGCACTTCCATCGCCGTGCCCTTCGTCACCGCCTGGCTGGCCTCGGACCCGGAGCTCTATTCCGCGGATGTCGCCACGATCCGCGCAGCGCTGGCGGACAGCACGATGGACCTCGGTGCGCCGGGGCCCGACCCGGTGTTCGGGGCAGGGCTTCTGCAGGCCGGCTCCGGCTGCGGCGCGGACACGCGGATGGCCGGGGCGCCGGCGCACTGA
- a CDS encoding DUF2125 domain-containing protein, whose translation MNFPTLRLRTLLVLILLVVLGWSGWWVFAAGAQQKAYEAWLADRRSEGWLAEAGNISVTGYPFRFDTKVTELSLAEPAEGWAWHAPEFEVMALAYQPNHIIAAWPGDQRISTPQETVTVNGRTLRGSVRFQPSTALGLDQSTIEMDGVTARSSLGWEATLEHGVLAVRRAADGSAPQNSYDASLEARRLEIPDMLRGLIEDKGLLDPLLDHVSFDATLAFDSAWNRRSVEGRKPVLSAMVLRKADIQWGDLRFSARGRLKVNQLGQPEGELEITAENWKRMLQTAVEAGLVPRDLYGTLEAGLGVVAMLSGDPETLRAPLTFSGGQVRIGPVPLGATPVLDVPNAG comes from the coding sequence ATGAACTTTCCCACACTGAGACTGCGGACGCTCCTTGTTTTGATCCTGCTCGTGGTGCTCGGCTGGTCCGGCTGGTGGGTCTTCGCCGCCGGCGCGCAGCAGAAGGCCTATGAGGCCTGGCTGGCGGACCGGCGCTCCGAGGGCTGGCTGGCGGAGGCCGGAAACATCTCCGTCACCGGCTATCCCTTCCGTTTCGACACGAAGGTGACGGAGCTCTCGCTGGCCGAGCCGGCAGAGGGCTGGGCCTGGCATGCGCCGGAGTTCGAGGTGATGGCGCTCGCCTATCAGCCCAACCACATCATCGCCGCCTGGCCGGGCGACCAGCGCATCTCCACCCCGCAGGAAACCGTGACGGTGAACGGCCGCACCCTGCGCGGCTCGGTGCGCTTCCAGCCCTCCACGGCGCTGGGGCTGGACCAGTCCACCATCGAGATGGACGGGGTGACGGCGCGCTCCTCCCTCGGCTGGGAGGCGACGCTGGAACACGGGGTGCTGGCGGTGCGACGCGCCGCGGACGGCAGCGCGCCGCAGAATTCCTACGATGCCTCGCTGGAGGCGCGGCGGCTGGAGATCCCCGACATGCTGCGCGGGCTGATCGAGGACAAGGGCCTGCTGGACCCGCTGCTGGACCACGTGTCCTTCGACGCCACGCTTGCCTTCGACAGCGCCTGGAACCGCCGCTCCGTGGAGGGGCGCAAGCCGGTGCTGAGCGCGATGGTGCTGCGCAAGGCCGACATCCAGTGGGGCGACCTGCGCTTCTCCGCCCGGGGGCGGCTGAAGGTGAACCAGCTCGGCCAGCCCGAGGGCGAGCTGGAGATCACCGCCGAGAACTGGAAGCGCATGTTGCAGACCGCGGTGGAAGCGGGGCTGGTGCCGCGCGACCTCTACGGCACGCTGGAGGCCGGGCTGGGCGTGGTCGCCATGCTCTCGGGAGACCCGGAGACGCTGCGCGCACCGCTCACCTTCTCCGGCGGGCAGGTGCGCATCGGCCCGGTGCCGCTGGGGGCGACACCGGTGCTCGACGTGCCGAACGCCGGCTGA
- a CDS encoding ABC transporter substrate-binding protein: MTQTRRSFLKTGAALMGALPFARALPAAAATDTLVVVSGQTINSLDLHRTGTNRASYQIAVNCYDRLVTFGQKEAPGGGLSYDYAKIEPELAENWTISQDGLTLTFTLKDATFQDGSKVTAHDVKWSFDRAVTVGGFPTTQMKAGGLERPDQFEAVDDKTFVVKLDRPSKLSLPDLAVPVPFIINSALAKSHATEADPWAMEYLHKNTIGSGAYSVSRWTPGQQVVYERFDGWVGGPAPKVKRIIVREVPSAATQRALVERGDVQVAFDIPDKDAAELADSLTVVSTPIENCIHALCLNTNFAPFTDPEVRKAIACAVPYESIFQAAAYERGAPLWGGPAEITDTAWPRKSPYDTDLEKAKAHMAASGHADGFDVTLSISTDLATWMEPAALLIQEAVGKIGINATVEKIPGANWRTACLVEKRLAMHLENFGGWLNTPDYYFFWAYQKGHLFNSSNYYNEEVEQLTNETLHMAMDDPEYAPKIERMFRIAFEDLPRIPLYQPALNVAMNGAEGYEFWFHRQLDVRSLGAAES; encoded by the coding sequence ATGACCCAGACCCGACGCAGCTTCCTGAAAACCGGCGCCGCCCTGATGGGGGCCCTGCCGTTCGCCCGCGCCCTTCCGGCCGCCGCCGCCACCGACACGCTGGTGGTGGTGAGCGGGCAGACGATCAACTCCCTCGACCTGCACCGCACCGGCACCAACCGCGCCAGCTACCAGATCGCGGTGAACTGCTACGACCGGCTGGTGACCTTCGGCCAGAAGGAGGCCCCGGGCGGCGGGCTGAGCTATGACTACGCGAAGATCGAGCCGGAGCTGGCCGAGAACTGGACCATCTCGCAGGACGGGCTCACCCTCACCTTCACCCTGAAGGACGCCACCTTCCAGGACGGCTCGAAGGTCACCGCGCATGACGTGAAATGGTCCTTCGACCGGGCGGTGACCGTGGGCGGCTTCCCCACCACGCAGATGAAGGCCGGCGGGCTGGAGCGCCCGGACCAGTTCGAGGCGGTGGACGACAAGACCTTCGTGGTGAAGCTCGACAGGCCCTCCAAGCTGTCGCTGCCCGATCTCGCGGTGCCGGTGCCCTTCATCATCAACTCCGCGCTCGCGAAGAGCCACGCCACGGAGGCCGACCCCTGGGCGATGGAGTACCTGCACAAGAACACCATCGGCTCCGGCGCCTACAGCGTGAGCCGCTGGACCCCGGGCCAGCAGGTGGTCTACGAGCGCTTCGACGGCTGGGTGGGCGGCCCGGCGCCGAAGGTGAAGCGCATCATCGTGCGCGAGGTGCCCTCCGCCGCCACCCAGCGCGCGCTGGTGGAGCGCGGCGACGTTCAGGTGGCCTTCGACATCCCCGACAAGGACGCGGCGGAGCTGGCCGACAGCCTCACCGTGGTCTCCACCCCGATCGAGAACTGCATCCACGCCCTGTGCCTGAACACGAACTTCGCCCCCTTCACCGACCCCGAGGTGCGCAAGGCCATCGCCTGTGCTGTGCCCTACGAATCGATCTTCCAGGCGGCGGCCTACGAGCGCGGCGCGCCGCTCTGGGGCGGGCCGGCCGAGATCACCGACACCGCCTGGCCGCGCAAGTCGCCCTATGACACCGACCTGGAGAAGGCGAAGGCCCACATGGCGGCCTCCGGCCATGCCGACGGGTTCGACGTCACCCTCTCCATCTCCACCGACCTCGCCACCTGGATGGAGCCGGCGGCGCTGCTGATCCAGGAGGCCGTGGGCAAGATCGGCATCAACGCCACGGTTGAGAAGATCCCCGGCGCGAACTGGCGCACCGCCTGCCTGGTGGAGAAGCGCCTTGCCATGCACCTGGAGAATTTCGGCGGCTGGCTGAACACGCCGGACTACTACTTCTTCTGGGCCTACCAGAAGGGCCACCTGTTCAACTCCTCCAACTACTACAACGAGGAGGTGGAGCAGCTCACCAACGAGACGCTGCACATGGCCATGGATGACCCGGAATACGCGCCCAAGATCGAGCGCATGTTCCGGATCGCCTTCGAGGACCTGCCGCGCATTCCGCTTTACCAGCCGGCGCTGAACGTGGCGATGAACGGCGCGGAGGGCTACGAGTTCTGGTTCCACCGCCAGCTCGACGTCCGCTCCCTCGGCGCGGCGGAAAGCTGA
- a CDS encoding 2-hydroxyacid dehydrogenase has translation MKRIVLTRRWPATVEAILSERYDAVLNPDDRPLSASELRTALEEADAVLTTVTDRLDADMLKPGIRAQILGNFGVGISHIDLAAAQAAGLAVVNTPGVLTDATADIGMTLLLMTARRASEGEALVRAGKWTGWTPTQLIGSHVTGKTIGIVGMGRIGMAMARRAHYGFGMDVVFHNRSKVAETGIPGARQLPLEEVLAEADFLSLHCPGGAENRHLIDAAALARMKPTAHLINTARGEVVDEAALVAALKAGKLAGAGLDVFEAEPTLHPELAGLPMVSLLPHLGSATDETRHAMGMKVVDNLDAFFAGKTPPDLC, from the coding sequence ATGAAACGCATCGTCCTCACCCGCCGCTGGCCCGCCACCGTCGAAGCCATCCTCTCGGAGCGCTATGACGCCGTCCTCAACCCCGATGACCGGCCGCTGTCCGCGTCCGAGCTGCGCACCGCGCTGGAGGAGGCGGACGCCGTCCTCACCACGGTGACGGACAGGCTGGACGCGGACATGCTGAAACCCGGCATCCGCGCGCAGATCCTCGGCAATTTCGGGGTGGGCATCTCGCATATCGACCTCGCCGCGGCGCAGGCCGCCGGGCTCGCGGTGGTGAACACGCCGGGCGTGCTCACCGATGCCACCGCAGATATCGGCATGACCCTGCTCCTGATGACCGCCCGCCGTGCCTCCGAGGGCGAGGCGCTGGTGCGCGCCGGCAAATGGACGGGCTGGACCCCGACCCAGCTCATCGGCAGCCATGTGACGGGCAAGACCATCGGCATCGTGGGCATGGGGCGCATCGGCATGGCCATGGCCCGGCGGGCGCATTACGGCTTCGGCATGGACGTGGTGTTCCACAACCGCTCGAAAGTGGCGGAGACCGGCATTCCCGGCGCGCGGCAGCTCCCGCTGGAGGAGGTGCTGGCGGAGGCCGATTTCCTCTCGCTCCACTGCCCCGGCGGCGCTGAGAACCGCCACCTGATCGACGCGGCCGCCCTCGCGCGCATGAAGCCCACGGCGCATCTCATCAACACCGCGCGCGGCGAGGTGGTGGACGAGGCGGCGCTGGTGGCGGCGCTGAAGGCCGGGAAGCTGGCCGGCGCCGGGCTCGACGTGTTCGAGGCCGAGCCGACGCTGCACCCGGAGCTTGCCGGCCTGCCGATGGTGAGCCTGCTGCCCCATCTCGGCTCGGCTACCGACGAGACCCGCCACGCGATGGGCATGAAGGTGGTCGACAATCTCGACGCCTTCTTCGCCGGGAAGACTCCGCCGGATCTCTGCTGA
- a CDS encoding alpha/beta fold hydrolase, with translation MNFVTTPDGVSIFYKDWGPRDGKPLVFHHGWPLTADEWDPQLLFFIGQGFRVIAHDRRGHGRSSQTDTGNEMDTYAADVAALTDALDLKGAVHIGHSTGGGEAAHYVARAKEGRVSGLVLIAAVPPVMVKKDSNPGGLPIEVFDGLRKALADDRSQFYIDLPTGPFYGFNREGAKVSEGLIRNWWRQGMVGSAKAHYDCIKAFSETDFTEDLKKITVPALVMHGTDDQVVPYDDSGPLSAKLLQNGTLKTYEGYPHGMAGVYPDVINQDILAFLAG, from the coding sequence ATGAACTTCGTGACCACACCCGACGGCGTGTCCATTTTCTACAAGGACTGGGGCCCGCGCGACGGCAAGCCGCTCGTCTTCCACCACGGCTGGCCGCTGACCGCCGACGAGTGGGACCCGCAGCTGCTGTTCTTCATCGGGCAGGGCTTCCGCGTCATCGCGCATGACCGCCGCGGCCACGGCCGCTCCTCGCAGACCGACACCGGCAACGAGATGGACACCTACGCCGCCGATGTCGCCGCGCTCACCGACGCGCTGGACCTGAAGGGCGCCGTGCACATCGGCCATTCCACCGGCGGCGGCGAGGCGGCCCATTACGTGGCCCGCGCCAAGGAGGGCCGCGTCTCCGGCCTGGTGCTCATCGCCGCGGTGCCCCCGGTGATGGTGAAGAAGGACTCGAACCCCGGCGGCCTGCCCATCGAGGTGTTCGACGGCCTGCGCAAGGCCCTCGCCGACGACCGCTCGCAGTTCTACATCGACCTGCCCACCGGCCCGTTCTACGGCTTCAACCGCGAGGGCGCGAAGGTGAGCGAGGGCCTGATCCGCAACTGGTGGCGGCAGGGCATGGTCGGCAGCGCGAAGGCGCATTACGACTGCATCAAGGCCTTCTCGGAGACCGATTTCACCGAGGACCTGAAGAAGATCACCGTGCCGGCGCTGGTGATGCACGGCACCGACGACCAGGTGGTACCCTATGATGATTCCGGCCCGCTCTCCGCGAAGCTGCTGCAGAACGGCACGCTGAAGACCTACGAGGGCTACCCGCACGGCATGGCCGGCGTGTACCCCGACGTGATCAACCAGGACATCCTGGCCTTCCTCGCCGGCTGA
- a CDS encoding phosphoribosyl-ATP diphosphatase → MSVLERLSATIEARRGADPASSHTAKLLAKGPLKCAEKFGEEAVEAIVAAASDDRDNLTYEAADVLYHLMVMLASREVSLAAVLAELERREGTSGIAEKASRG, encoded by the coding sequence ATGAGCGTTCTGGAACGGCTTTCCGCCACCATCGAGGCGCGCCGCGGCGCCGATCCCGCAAGCTCCCACACCGCGAAGCTCCTCGCCAAGGGGCCGCTGAAATGCGCCGAGAAATTCGGCGAGGAGGCGGTGGAGGCCATCGTGGCCGCGGCGTCGGACGACCGGGACAACCTCACCTACGAGGCTGCCGACGTGCTCTACCATCTCATGGTGATGCTCGCCTCGCGCGAGGTGTCGCTGGCGGCGGTTCTCGCCGAGCTGGAGCGCCGCGAGGGCACGTCCGGCATCGCCGAGAAGGCCTCCCGCGGCTGA
- a CDS encoding RNA polymerase sigma factor, with protein MAAGEDDRTVLSRAALGDKAAMRVLYERHHDPLHAFLRARCRDEALASDVVHDAMLEVWRSAGRFSGKSSVRTWIFAIARNKLVDRLRRGGALSFVEEVPDLPDEAPDAEAVLDAAQNAARVRACLDRLKAMHLAVIRLAFYEGLPYDEISRVEGIPVGTVKTRIFHAKQALLHCLGRRR; from the coding sequence ATGGCAGCGGGTGAAGACGACCGGACAGTGCTCAGCCGTGCCGCCCTGGGTGACAAGGCGGCCATGCGGGTGCTCTACGAGCGCCACCACGACCCGCTCCACGCCTTCCTGCGCGCCCGCTGCCGGGACGAGGCGCTCGCCAGCGACGTGGTGCACGACGCCATGCTGGAGGTCTGGCGCAGCGCCGGGCGCTTCAGCGGGAAATCCTCCGTACGCACCTGGATCTTCGCCATCGCCCGCAACAAGCTGGTGGACAGGCTGCGGCGGGGCGGGGCGCTGTCCTTCGTGGAGGAGGTGCCGGACCTGCCGGACGAGGCGCCGGACGCCGAGGCCGTGCTCGACGCCGCGCAGAACGCCGCCCGGGTGCGGGCCTGCCTCGACCGGCTCAAGGCGATGCATCTCGCGGTGATTCGCCTCGCCTTCTACGAGGGCCTGCCCTACGACGAGATTTCCCGGGTGGAGGGCATCCCGGTGGGCACGGTGAAGACCAGGATCTTCCACGCCAAGCAGGCGCTTCTGCACTGCCTCGGGCGGCGCCGCTAG
- a CDS encoding LysR family transcriptional regulator: protein MKHLYTFRLIESVARMGSMRRAAEDMNLTASALNRRIRRFEEEFGAEIFERLPGGVRLNPAGELLLHHYRATRSDLSRVQSQVADLAGERRGHVSIACSQALAPYFLPEQIARYRMAHPGVTFTVNVRDRAQAEAELASYSSDLALVFEPVYLVDFEVIETLPQPVNVVMAADHPLAAKTELRLRDCLDHPHVAPSTAYGVRHLLDFAARRIGRRLDPVVETESFDLIRHYVLHERALGFQIPIGLKAPADGSLRFRAISGRDIPPGSLILGQMRGRTLPVASARFAMQLASALNEQAARG, encoded by the coding sequence ATGAAACACTTGTACACGTTCCGGCTGATCGAATCCGTGGCGCGAATGGGCTCCATGCGCCGCGCGGCGGAGGACATGAACCTCACCGCCTCGGCGCTGAACCGGCGAATCCGCCGCTTCGAGGAGGAGTTCGGCGCCGAGATCTTCGAGCGCCTGCCCGGCGGCGTGCGGCTGAACCCGGCGGGAGAGCTGCTGCTGCACCACTACCGCGCCACGCGCTCCGACCTCTCCCGCGTCCAGAGCCAGGTGGCGGACCTCGCCGGGGAGCGCCGCGGCCATGTCTCCATCGCCTGTTCGCAGGCGCTGGCACCGTATTTCCTGCCCGAGCAGATTGCCCGCTACCGCATGGCGCACCCCGGCGTCACCTTCACCGTGAACGTGCGCGACCGGGCCCAGGCCGAGGCGGAACTGGCCAGCTATTCCTCCGACCTCGCGCTGGTGTTCGAGCCGGTGTACCTGGTGGATTTCGAGGTGATCGAAACCCTGCCGCAGCCGGTGAACGTGGTGATGGCGGCGGACCATCCGCTGGCGGCCAAGACCGAGCTGCGCCTGCGCGATTGCCTCGACCACCCCCATGTGGCCCCCTCCACCGCCTATGGCGTGCGCCACCTGCTGGACTTCGCCGCCCGGCGCATCGGCCGCCGGCTGGACCCGGTGGTGGAGACGGAGAGCTTCGACCTCATCCGCCACTACGTGCTGCACGAGCGCGCCCTGGGTTTCCAGATCCCCATCGGGCTGAAGGCCCCGGCGGACGGCAGCCTGCGCTTTCGCGCCATCTCCGGGCGCGACATCCCGCCGGGCAGCCTGATCCTGGGGCAGATGCGCGGCCGCACCCTGCCGGTGGCCTCCGCGCGCTTCGCCATGCAGCTCGCCTCCGCGCTGAACGAGCAGGCCGCCCGGGGCTGA
- the hisF gene encoding imidazole glycerol phosphate synthase subunit HisF, with the protein MLKTRIIPCLDVKDGRVVKGVNFVDLIDAGDPVEAARAYDAAGADELCFLDIAATRENRGTIYDLAHRTAQQCFMPLTVGGGVRSPEDVRALLLAGADKVSFNSAAVADPEVIARSAEKFGSQCIVVAIDARTVSPGKWEIFTHGGTKGTGIDALEFAKLMEAKGAGEILLTSMDRDGTRAGFNIPLTRTIADAVSIPVIASGGVGTLDHLVEGVRDGHASAVLAASIFHFGEATIGEAKEHMKAAGIPVRLV; encoded by the coding sequence ATGCTCAAGACCCGGATCATCCCCTGTCTCGACGTGAAGGACGGCCGTGTCGTCAAGGGCGTCAACTTCGTCGACCTGATCGACGCGGGAGACCCCGTGGAGGCCGCCCGGGCCTATGACGCCGCCGGCGCCGACGAGCTGTGCTTCCTCGACATCGCCGCCACGCGGGAGAACCGCGGCACCATCTACGACCTGGCCCACCGCACCGCGCAGCAATGCTTCATGCCGCTTACCGTGGGCGGCGGGGTGCGCAGCCCGGAGGACGTGCGCGCCCTGCTGCTGGCCGGAGCCGACAAGGTGAGCTTCAACTCCGCCGCCGTGGCGGACCCGGAGGTGATCGCCCGCTCGGCGGAGAAATTCGGCAGCCAGTGCATCGTGGTGGCCATCGACGCGCGCACCGTTTCCCCCGGCAAGTGGGAGATCTTCACCCATGGCGGCACGAAGGGCACCGGCATCGACGCGCTGGAATTCGCGAAGCTGATGGAGGCGAAGGGCGCGGGCGAGATCCTGCTCACCTCGATGGACCGTGACGGCACCCGCGCCGGCTTCAACATCCCGCTCACCCGCACCATCGCCGACGCCGTGTCCATCCCGGTGATCGCCTCCGGCGGCGTGGGCACCCTCGACCACCTGGTCGAAGGGGTGCGCGACGGCCATGCCTCCGCCGTGCTCGCCGCCTCGATCTTCCATTTCGGCGAGGCGACGATCGGCGAGGCGAAGGAACACATGAAGGCGGCGGGCATTCCCGTGCGCCTGGTCTGA